The following DNA comes from Anopheles coustani chromosome 2, idAnoCousDA_361_x.2, whole genome shotgun sequence.
AGCTTCTTCCTCCGtctgttttctccttttccaaCCGCTGAAGTCCTTCGCAGGAACCATATCGGTTTTTGTGTGGTTCCAATGGTGTCcgaatgaaattaattaaacgaagaaattaattgaaaagatGCTTCCTTCCATTGTCTCCACTCTCGTCGATGCCTTCCATTTCATATGTACCTTCTATTCGCGTCCCATTTGGCTGCCAAACTCCCATTTTGATATCCCTACCTCCAGTCTTGCAAACCATGCAAATTAAAATgggaaatcattttcaattccATTCGTCCGTGCCCATTGGAGAACTGTAACATTTTTCCTACGGTAtgtttgtctgtttttttGCATTCCATTTTCTCGCTTGAGGAAAACCTCTAAGATGTCTGAACGCATCCATCACTTGCTCAACATTCGTTCGCTCGTTAGAAAACTTATCGAACTTTGAAAGAACATAAACCATTTTTGGCTTAACCGGTGATTAGCTTCCCTTTGTCCAGTGCCAGCAATCGAGAAACCTTGAGGCACTTTCCACATAGCTCCGATTTCGCAATGAAGGAAGAGATTCCTCTCACTCTTTCCTTTTGGGCTTTTCGTTTCAAATGCTGAATATGTCACCGAAAGgacttttctttccattcaaaAAGAACCACTGTTGCCAATGGATGGTGTGATGAAAGGGAAGCCACGGTCGTCTCCGCCGATTATGTGAACGGAATAAATtaactgctgacagtccataACTCTCTTGGATGACGgagattctttttttcttctcgcctTGCATCGCCTATGATTTGAGGAAATCAAGCAATTAATTCTAATTAAAGCGCAGAACGTGGAAGATATAGGTTGGATGCCGTACACTTCCGCGACCACCAGCCAGCATTACCACAGAgtttgcgtttgtgtgtgcgaaTGTTGAAAATCTGGGGAAAAACAGACGACAGTTTTGCGTTTGCCTTTTTCGGTTTTTAGGTCCGTTTTAGTTCGTGggatattttcttctcttgttGTAGTTCGTGAACTGAACTTGTTAAGACAAATTCTCAGCACAGCCTTCCCTGATACAATTAATCATTCCGGTAACTCTATGGCCTTAGACCCGATGTGACTAGCCCACCATCATCTGCCTTATAGAGTCCTTCCTTGGGAATGAAATGGCAAATACTCTGAAGACCTCGGTCTTAGTCGACATTTAAATTACAGCGAATACACCACAACCTTTATACTGCGTTTTGCATGATCATGGAAGAGAGTATGCTTGAAGATCTgtgaattataaaaaaaagcgcACGTCAGTCGTGAAGCCAACATTGGAGagcatcttcttcttcgaatTTTGCAATCGGTGCTGTCGGATAAAAGAAATGCAAGGAATGGAAATGTAGATGATAGTTTTCTGCATCGCGAGTAAAGTTTTCAAATTATAAATTAGCATAAAGTTCACCATTATTCTTTGGTGGACCAGGGCCGCCATCCGAAATTTATCAGATATCCTTCGGTCCAGACATGGAAGGTGACGATTTCATGATGGGTTTacatagcaaaaaaaaaatctgtagAAACACTAGAAACACCCAAATGTGGTCTGTTTTCTCTACCGAAAGCCGGAAATCAAACCAAACCTAAACAGGACTTGTTATGTTAACGTCCGATAAAAtgcattgaaaataataaGGATGGCAATAACTGAATCACaactttttataattttacgaaaaaagtataaataatCCGCAAATCAAAGCAGCAGCGTCgttaaaacaataattttgtaATTGAAATGAACTGATTTCTATCTGTCCTTTTTTGAAAGCCCTCAATATTATCCTTCTTCAGTTGCAGTTGGTATCGTTTTCGGATTGTTTTCCATCCTCCTTTTTGGAGagtttcaatcttttttttcgaaatttcaTAGGAAGCATAGAACAATTAGCGTTAAGCTCCCAGAAAACGTGTCACCAGTTTACTGCTTTAATCAATTCcgtttcggttttgcttcgaattttgtttttcaatttattcctTTGCCTTTCGGTTTTCTGCATTGAAgctctatttattttatcatccTGTTCGGTTTTTACTTTACATTGTTGAATAATTACTAGAACTGTCATCAAGGGACTATTTACCACCGTGCACCTGGCATTGCATGTTCTTTGTGCTGTCCTGCATTTGATAACtgcgtgcatgtgtgtgcaCGAGTAGCGTGTTGTTTGTCGGGAATAGGATTGAATTTCCATCCATCCTGCGAGCGTGAAGCACATACACTACTCTTCTTTGTGCAATGTAAGCAATGCTCTTTCTTGGACAAAAGGAATACAATGAGACCAACCCTGCAAGAAAGATGCGGCAATCGGCGGCAATTTCATAGAATTCGTTTACCGAAtgtcaaaaaacaatcaaaccgtTTACACGCAACGATAGTGTACCTCACACCTTTCAGAGGTTGGAGTCTTCCCTTTCTTACATTACAGTGGAATGACGAAGTggaaaaaaacgcacaaaTACGATTGAAACCACTATCAGACAAAGAGTTTACACGAAGGGACCGGAAAAACCCGTATGGCGAATAAAACGATTCCGTTCCGCCAGCTTATCATAAGCATGGGAACGGAGggctgtgtgtttttttttttttttggagaaaagaaaacttttcccagtCCTCCCACCATATTTTTGATCGTTGATGCATTCTCTCACGAGACCTTAGGCTTTGAACACCTCGTTCGTTTAGTAGAAATGGTGTCttgcaagaaaataaaagcgcAATCAAAAGCACACGAATGGCCTCACTCTTTACGTTTCTTTTAAATCCACGGTAGTAATAAACGGATTGAATCGAATGGTTCATCCTTCGCTTTACTGAATTTGTACTgctaattttgtaattttatggTTCTAAATGATTTTGTCTAGGATTCGTCTGCATCGCTAATTACATCTGTCAAGTGTTGAACATAACTTCCAACGAAAAAATTGACCGCAAACGGAAGCTTGAAATTACTGAacttacatttaaatttgtatgAATTAAATCAAGCTGAAAATAGTGATTATCTGAAATTATCATAGTTGACTAAGCATAAATTGCTAGAGCACTAGGCTTAACTTAAAATGCTATAAATAGAGAATGTAGTTTGTAGTTTCCCCGCTTTTTTTCACTCCCCTTCCATTATCCCACATTTCTCGCATCAGATTACGATGGCTACGATGTCAAAGAAGAAGGTGTCCTTTTTCACAAAGCATACTGCATCCTAATACAATTGTTCCCTACATTGATTCCCTTCGCGAAACGGTTCCAATATTACACTGGCATCTTCAATTCTCTTCAGGAGATCACTCAGCTGTCGATCGAATAGAACGCGGTTGAGGCGAGGAAAAGTGTGGAACCGCATCTAATGGGTTCTTGAGTGATCtttacttcccattgactgaCGAATCGGTCTGCTCATATCTCATCCGCCCTTTTATAAACCTGGCGGAAGAAGTAGGGTTTGATTTACGATATCGAGGAGTTTTCcacctgttttgttttttctttcattttgtgttttattttttaatttatttttattttattttggattAACTAGCGTAATGATTACTATTGACAAGTTGAGAATTTTATGTCTCATAAAATCATAAAgtcttaaatttaaatgatgtAATTTGAATCATTTAAAGTGTCCCcatgctttctttctttctctttcttcttggcgtaacgacctcttggtcatgcctgccccgttaagggcttacgagacttgttgccctgttgtacgtggatagtcagtcctctcgtacaggggagggtccggtctcggttgggattcgaacccacgccgtcgaggtggtgagccccggcgctcataggccgattttctaaccggcgctaccgctcggctgtcgcggacccccatgcTATTATTTATAATTTGTCTATCTTTAATTCGTGGCACGTTATATACCTTTGTTCTGCACAGGTTCGACTGAAAACAACGTTCTTTCTTTGATAGATTGAGTTGTGATcgtgattttatttaattctttaAATTTCGATCACGTTTTCCGTCTGGCATTGTGTGAAGAATTTAGTTATGAATCAGAAAAAGAACTCTTCCCTTCTAACCGCATGTTTCCGGATTAaattttgtcgatttttcacaatgCTTCCTCCAAATGCAATAATCCCAAGATTAGCACCAAACACGCACCACCAAACCCTAGTATGGCGTGCTTTTGGTTTGCTTAACGACCCTTTCGCGTTCTCtggtatgttttccttttttccttctttctacCGGATCAAACAGAACGCATCTGTCAGACTCTAGTAAATATTTATTAGGATCGTCGTCGAGGTGTCAACTTGTTCACCCCTTAACCGGTCGGCAGACTTGGTTTTGGATGCAACGTGAGAAGGGGTAGCGTAAAAGAAGGGGTAACGTAACAGAACGGGTAGCAGCAAAAGTAACAGAGGAAAGAAAGTAACAAAGAAAAGCGGCGGGTCAACGTGTTTCCCCctgattattttctttcgtttttgcaACAGTGTCGCCTTGGCACGGCGGGCAGTTTGTTAAACGTAATCGGATTATCTCTCAATTTTCTGGttgattgttattatttattatcttTCCGTCAGCAGCAGCCAACTAAACATAAACGCCTTTTAAGAGAGGAAGGGGGTCTCCAGGTTTTCCAGCAACAGCTTTCCTTTTCAGCAGTTGGATTTTAATTGCTCGACGGATCTACCATTCAGATCAAGGTGCAGATTTatgcgattttcttttttcctatttGAAATTGTGTACATCATTGGTTTTCCAGCGGTAATGTGTGGAAAAGATGGAGGTTCCACTGATAGTGGCGAGCATTTTGTTGTACAAAAACACCATATTTTTTCGGGCAACAAAATTCGGCCCAATCCGCATGCGAGCAGCAACAAACGGTCAAGAGCGCCTCCTTCCCGTACTTcgattcaaaataaatttatgccTGAAACCCGTAAAGAGATAGCTTTTTAACCCAGTGGGGCCACTACGATGAAAACTGGAGACGAACAATTTTCCTGTTGGAAAAATGGCGCCCCAAAGTCTCGTGTGCAACCTTTTTTACTCCTCATTAAGGGATTAAAACGAAGATTGTGGTGATTTATCTCTCGGTGTTGTGTtttgcggtggaaaattgaggGCAGAGATGAGGCAACtccggaagaaaacaaacgattaCAATGAGGTTTcaaataatgatgatgatgctagCGCTATGGCCCGTGTccaatgtgtttttattttcaactggACAAAAACTGTCGGAAAAGCGACTCGTTTGGCCGATGGGAATATTTTGCATTTGCCGTAATTAGATATCGCAAAATTTAGTTCTTATAAAGTATGAAAGTTGACAATGAGTAATACGTTTTTATCtatacaaaatattttttaaattttagtatAAATTCCTCGTTCCACATGGTGCAAtaaaagttttttcttttactaaaatacTCATCTGTTTCAAGATCCATATTTTACGAATAATGAAAATTGTACACCTTTCAAAGTTATAGATGATGTGTTTTAGTGTTAAAATTTCCGCATTACAAACCATTCAAAAGTACACATCATTTTTTATGTCACTTAAAAATTCCTTTTTCTAATATTCCCATCTGTGCATTTGAGTAACGATTAATCTGGTTGTTGGCTGTAATCTGATTGGTGGCGTAAAGCAGTTTGGATTTGGTCAGGAGGGTGCAATTTGAGaggattaaaatttattttatagcaGCTTACTGTCGTATTAAGCAACAACACACTAACAGCGCATAATTCTCGGGTGATAATTGCTGGCGGACGGTGGCGAGATTCTTGTGCTcttcggaagaaaaaaaaccaacaactcACAACCGTATGCCAACACACCGCTTTTTTGCCCCCCAGAAATATATCTTTCTTCTGCTATCGTGCTTAATTGCTGGATAATATGTTTGCGTCCTTTTGTTCCGTGCAATTTGGATGTCCTATTTattcacttttttgttttcgttttatgttttgccGGAACCGGATCCACCATTGTTGGTGGCCAAAATAATCGTCGCGGTACTTACTATCAGAAAAATGGCGCCACAAATGGAATGAAACAGCGAAGATAATCACTAAAGCAAACGCTGAAAAGAATGTAAATGCGCGCAAGTTTaaacacattaaaattaatcctGAATCATGGACGAACCGTAAAGCAGTACAGTAGAGTGGTTTCGACAAAACGGCGTAGATTTGTTCCCGTGGTTCTAtttcttttctgttctttCGTGTGGCTTTACACCACTCTCTCGGTGGGCACGGGTCAAAATAACTAAGACAACAACGTTGTTCGCATATGACAATAATaacccattttctttttttttcttttccaaaggACTTTCCGCGGAAATCTACTACGTTCGCGAGGGTCAGGTTAACGAGTATGCGCTTCACTTCACGGTTCCCGTTCCGGCCGGCGTCGAGGAGATCTCATTCACCTGGCAGAGCCTGGCCAAGAAGCCGCTACCTTACCGGATTAACATCGTTTCCCCGGATCCTATCGCTCTGCCGAAGCCCTCGATGAATATCTCCCAGCAGGGTGAAATCCCGGAGCATATCGAAACGTTTGCCATCGGGCTGCGCTGCAGTGGACGGGAGTCGGCCGAGGTTGACGTGACCATAACGGTGGAAGTGACACTGGATCGACTCACAGGAAACGCCACAGAATTGGTGTTTCGCCGGAAGAAGATCTGCTTGATGAGGTAAGTCGTGCGAAGAGGAAGGTTTTTTGACAATTGAACGTCGAAACTAATCTTTCGCCCCCCATTTCACAGTGAACATCCAGATGCAAACCAACCGGATCCTTACCTACTAGAAAACGCGTCCAACGGTCAGAATGGACTGATCACGCTCATCATCGGCGGGATTCTGGCGATTCTTTTTGTAGCACTCATCATCTTGATTGCGTATTGCACCCGAGGATCGTTCCACCGCAAGCCACACAACGCACAACCGATCCGTACTTCCAGCTTCCAGCGCCTTCAGACACATGCTCCATCGGCCCCCTCGTCGATCCTATCACCACCTTCTATTGCTCCCACGATAGCAACCCTTTCCCGCACCCGAATCTACGCGAATGCCGAACCGGAAGAACTGCAGCGACGCATTTCCGAGCTGACCGTGCAACGCTGCCGGGTGCGCCTCTCCAGCCTGCTTCAGGAAGGAACCTTCGGGAGAGTCTACCGGGGCAGCTACAACGACAGCCAGGAAGTGCTGGTGAAAACCGTCGGACCGCACGCGTCCCAGATCCAGGTCTCGCTTCTCCTACACGAAGGCATGAGCTTGTACGGTGCACAACATCCCGGTATTCTCTCCGTCCTGGGTGTCTCGATCGATGACCATACGACACCATTCCTACTTTACCTCGCGCCAGAGAACTCGCGCAACCTGAAGATCTTCCTCCAGGAACCGGTGGCCCGAACGCTGACCACGATCCAGATcgtcaagattcaactccagcTCGCACAAGCCGTAGGACACCTGCACAGCCACGGTGTGATCCACAAGGACATTGCGGCCCGTAACTGTGTGTAAGTATTACCACTCATCAGGATCGTAACTCCAAGGGCAATTTTCTAACCACTCTTACCTTTCTCCCCTTGCAGAATTGACGATCAACTGCGAGTGAAGTTGGCGGATAACTCCCTTTCCCGCGATCTCTTTCCCGGCGACTACTACTGCCTCGGGGACAGCGAAAATCGACCGATCAAGTGGCTCGCACTAGAGTCAATACAGTACAAACAGTTCAGTGAAGCTTCCGACACGTGGGCGTTTGGTGTTCTCATGTGGGAACTGTGTACCCTGGCGCGACAACCGTACGCAGAGGTAGGTTGCTCACACTCAACACTCTCTCAAAGGTGGATTTTATAGCATTTGCATTGTTTCCTCACAGGTCGATCCGTTTGAGATGGAACACTATCTGCGTGATGGCTATCGGTTATCACAACCAATCAACTGTCCAGATGAGCTGTAAGTTGattttcccaaaaatgaacCCCCAAATCAGTCCTCTTCAAAAACTCTTTAACTTTCTACTCTCACTACAGATTCGCAATAATGGCCTACTGCTGGACGATGCTACCGATGGAGCGGCCCTCGTTCGAACAGCTGCAAATCTGCTTGCAGGATTTCTATGCACAGCTGACACGCTACGTCTAGGGATTGGCCAGCCCTGGTCAACGGTTCTACATGTTTCCTACGCCCCGGGCACTATCGTTAAGCTTTAGATTTAGAGTGAAGAATCGACCACCGCCACTGCCCACATCGCACCCAACATACACCGTAGGACGTCGTAATCCTGTTACGGTTAGTGGCTCAAGTGCCACCGGCGGCCCCGCCACTGTTACCCTGCCGTGCCGAATTTCGTGACATAACGCCACACCGCTGGCGGTGGATGGTTTCATCAAGAAGCCCCCCACCCTTGCGTGGAGTGCCGTGTCCACCCTTGTCACTGCCGGCGgtgtgaaaaaaggaaaggcagCGGGAAAGACCCACAACAGCAGTGGTTCTAGCAAAGACATCATGCTGCAGCAGCACAATAAGGAACATCGCTTTATAAACTTCCATACGATCGATCCGAACTATTCGTTGCCCGTGGATGCCTACGTTGTGGTAACCGGACCTGGCGTTGTTGGTCGCAGTCCCAAGGCAATGAAAGAAACCACCGACgaagctggtggtggtggtggtgaacgtAAAGGTGTCATCGAGCAAGATGAGGACGATGATGTCGAACCTTACGTTGTACCGTGCAGTCCACATCGATGAGTCGCCATGTCGGCAGATATGGAGCTGCTGTGTGTTTTGTGAATATTTCGTGCCAAAAATAGGAAAGGAGAAGACTATTAGACGGAGATGGTAATAATCTCTAGTATCAATCGATCGTGTGCAGTTAGGTTATGGAtagtattttgtttgttagtGCTGGTagattttttatgcttttcgaAACGAAAGATTAGTAATCCTCTAGGAGAAGCGCAATAGAACATACACGATAGTGTGTGTTTCCATCGCAAATTGCCACGTCAATTCCAAACCAAATGGGGGGAACGGCACATATGATTCAGGATAGAcggaaaacatatttgtttgtaTCATCGTGGTTGATTATCGTTCCGAATTCATATCCATTCCGTGCTTCGAAAGAGAGAATgaaggcaaaagaaaatgtatttaaaatgtaGAAAGTAGAAAATCGTTCGTTTAAAACAATCCCCCCAACTCCTTGTGTATatgacattaaaaataaaataaaacaaccacaaAACGCTTCCAATGTAgtggataaaaagaaaatgcaaacaatctagaagcaaacatttttgagagatagagaaagagaaagagacagagCGAAGCAGACGGTTGAaacgttatttatttttgctagATAGTCGCCTCTTTATACAactctttaaaaaacaaaaaatatgtcaAAGATTAACAGACAGGATCAGCGCGATCTCGATACATTACGCCAGAAAACACTCGTGAAACACCAATTGGAATGGAAGTACAGGACACAGGCCAGGCAAAGGAAGGGAGGTTGTTTTGTTGAGAGTTATGGATTGAAGACATGGAAAGGCGTTGTGgccggaaggaaaataaattgtaattttttgAAGAGAATTCTAATAAGGACAGATTGATGGAAATAGGATGGTAGGGGGAGGAAAGTAAGCTAGCCTAATAACCAAACCATACTTACCACATGTGCGTGAATTttgtttcctccttttttaaattgtaattcCAATTTACTAGCAACAATGCAAAACGATGTTGTGTCCATTTGTATGAATGTTGAAGGCTGTAGAACGCCGGAAAATGTTCGCGTAATTTGAAGAAGCCAAATTTCTTTCTATCCGTTCTTGTTAACAAACGTTTTCTAAAAGATTCCGGTTATTTTGTGTCCATCCGTCTTTCCACACTTTCCCTCGGCGCATCGTATAACCTGTTATCTGATCTATCTAGCAACTACTCCCTGTATAATAAAGGAAGTATTATGATGAAAACTAAAGCAATATGTCACATTGCGGTTTGACTACTAAAAACATCCGAAACTAAACTCTCAATCTTTGTCGCTGTtgcttataaaaaaaatttgttgtaCAATTTGCAAACAGTACATTAAACGATTTCGAATAAAAAGCGGCAGCCCAATGCTGGTAAGTGATTGTGATCGTATTTTCGCTAATCGCATATTAAAACGTTATGGTACGTATTTTGTATAACTTGTTCTGTAACGACTTTTATTACGAACAATTCaaacattgaaatatttcGTCGACCTGTTCTAGCATCTACTCGAAATGAGATATTTCAATTCGACCAACCAAGCTTGCCGTAGTTTCAGGTTcaatcattatttatttttcgttatttCTTTACTGTTTTGCATGATTGtcaaaatgtaaacacaaACTGCACcttcaaatttatttacatatACTTCGGCACAACGTAGCGCCTGTTTACATTCGCGATAGAGTCtcaaaaaaatcaattagaTCATCGCAAATTGGAGTCACCGAATCGGTCGCTCCAACAATGGAAGCCCTCAATACGTACTACAGCAAAGACGAATACGTGGAGACAGCTTCCGGAAACAAGGTCAGCCGACAGACAATTTTGTGCGGGTCGCAAAACATCGTTCTACACGGCAAGGTGATTGTGCAAAGTGGTGCTATAATTCGCGGCGATTTAGCAGCCGTACGCACGGGACGCTACTGCGTCATCTCCAAGGGATCTGTAGTTCGGCCACCGTACAAACAATTCAGCAAGGGTGTTGCCTTCTTTCCGCTGCAGATTGGAGATCATGTGTTTATCGGCGAAGGAGCCGTAGTCTCTGCAGCTTCGATCGGGTCGTATGTCTACATTGGGAAGAATGCTGTGATTGTACGTCGAAGGTGATGGGCTTTgaacaaaaggcaaaaaaagcTAATATGAACTTTGTTTGCAGGGACGCCGTTGCGTGCTGAAAGACAACTGCATCATCGAGGACGGTGCAATTGTTCCCCCGGAAACCACGATTGCTAGTTACATGCGTTACACTGCTGACGGCCGGATCGAGGGTGGCCAGGGAAACCCAGATTTTGTGCCCCACGCAATGTTGGATCTGATGATCGAGTTTACCAAGTCCTACTACGATCATTTCGTTCCGACGAGCAACTGACGGCACCGCGAACTCTCGGTTCGTTCGAGAGTCCAACGAGTGTAGACAACTGTTCATGTGCTTCATAATTTCCTCCCATGTCGCGACTATTCTCATCGTCTGATAATCGATAACCGTAGCCTATAAGaatgtatttatttaatgGAAAGACAAATACACCAGGGATCGCTTAAGTCATGTGTTTATTTACGAATAGAAAAAGTTATTTCGCATCCATATCGGATCCGAACAAGAGATGAGAACGCCTTCACGCGAGTCGTCCCTTCTGTTCCCTGGTAAACCAGAACAGCTTTCTTCATCAACAGCATATGTAGAACATTTTAACAGCATTGTCTGGCAGTCTGAAACGGATGTTCACTTTTTGCCAGATTTCTTTATTCCGCCCTGCAACAGCGGTCCTCCTTTTGCGGCTTTCTGCTTCGCCGCCTCCAGAGCCTTTTGTGCCTCCTTCTGTTTCTGCTTGAAGGCGACATCATCGTCGTCCATTTCCGACTGGTCCTTTTTCGGGGCCTTCAGCGGTTTCTTCTTACCACCTTCGCGTCCGCTCATACCTGGTGTTTCGTTAATACGAGAAAGGTTATATTTCAATCGAATTTTGATAGGTTATCAACACTAACTTGAATTTGCTTCTTCGACACACCGTTTCGGAAAAAATGCTGTTTGGAAATGCGACTGTCGCGACGAGGGATACGAACTGGTGTTGGCAAAATTGGGATGCGAAAGATTCGAGGACTCAATcccttgacggattctaaaaaATTGAGTCCCATGTATTGGATACgaatctatttaaataaatgttgaCATGTTTTTCGGTGCTGTTATGGCCGTTCAAAGCATTTATTCGTAAATCATTCAATGAATTAAACAAATAATAGAAATTATCTGAATGTTTAATGTGAACGCAATAGATCCATGCATATGACGGATTGGCTTACAGTTTGGGAGATTCGGATCTCAGACCgcaattgaaataaaagattcgaatctcacCAATTTTCCCACCCTCTCGCTGTCATCGGTTATTGTGATATTATGACAGATCGAAAATCTTGCTGCATGGGTTGCTCTACTCAACTTTTGATTCAAAATTTAAGTTAATATGGAAAATATCAACGACAAATACATAAATAATcaattaaatcaaacataaaattgtaGACAAATTTTGCTTAGACCctttctgtttattttcagCATTGGTTGAATGATACAATTAAATGTGGGTTTGTGTCTGTATACAACTGTTTTGTTcagtttgttaagtttaatcgatcgaaaataCAGTAAAGCCCAGGCTTTCCCTCTCGAGAGAATAGCAACTGTGTTTCATTTAGTCCA
Coding sequences within:
- the LOC131267110 gene encoding tyrosine-protein kinase Dnt-like; its protein translation is MTNLCVYVVLLLSLLVASGWAHLNLYLNEVEVQRLLGLSAEIYYVREGQVNEYALHFTVPVPAGVEEISFTWQSLAKKPLPYRINIVSPDPIALPKPSMNISQQGEIPEHIETFAIGLRCSGRESAEVDVTITVEVTLDRLTGNATELVFRRKKICLMSEHPDANQPDPYLLENASNGQNGLITLIIGGILAILFVALIILIAYCTRGSFHRKPHNAQPIRTSSFQRLQTHAPSAPSSILSPPSIAPTIATLSRTRIYANAEPEELQRRISELTVQRCRVRLSSLLQEGTFGRVYRGSYNDSQEVLVKTVGPHASQIQVSLLLHEGMSLYGAQHPGILSVLGVSIDDHTTPFLLYLAPENSRNLKIFLQEPVARTLTTIQIVKIQLQLAQAVGHLHSHGVIHKDIAARNCVIDDQLRVKLADNSLSRDLFPGDYYCLGDSENRPIKWLALESIQYKQFSEASDTWAFGVLMWELCTLARQPYAEVDPFEMEHYLRDGYRLSQPINCPDELFAIMAYCWTMLPMERPSFEQLQICLQDFYAQLTRYV
- the LOC131267119 gene encoding dynactin subunit 5, which produces MEALNTYYSKDEYVETASGNKVSRQTILCGSQNIVLHGKVIVQSGAIIRGDLAAVRTGRYCVISKGSVVRPPYKQFSKGVAFFPLQIGDHVFIGEGAVVSAASIGSYVYIGKNAVIGRRCVLKDNCIIEDGAIVPPETTIASYMRYTADGRIEGGQGNPDFVPHAMLDLMIEFTKSYYDHFVPTSN
- the LOC131267124 gene encoding translation machinery-associated protein 7 homolog, with product MSGREGGKKKPLKAPKKDQSEMDDDDVAFKQKQKEAQKALEAAKQKAAKGGPLLQGGIKKSGKK